GTGTTGATCTGAATCTTTCAGGCTGTTGCTAAATCTGTGACCTGATCATAGGACAAGGGACCATGTAACTCAATTGAGGCAAGAAAGACACTCCATTGATACATTTCGATGGAGAATTATCCGGAAACACAGTTTCTACCCGGAAATGCAATGATCCACATGAACGCTACAGTTTCTTACTCGGAGGAATTAGTTAGTAGAGAAAGAATTGAAGCTAACAACAATGTCTCAGCCTCACAAGAGAGATCAAGACTTGGTCAACTTTCGCAAATGCAGGACGTTGATCAAGATTTCGGTTCTTGGAGAGATCAAGCGAGTGACAGGAACGGTTTCCAGCTAATGAGCGCGATGGCGGGTGCCACCACGGCGCATCTTCATACCGGTCAGGGATTGTCACTTAGCCTTGGCTCACAGATTCATCCTGGAATCCATCAAAGTATGGCGTCAAGAGCTGAGCATTTCAGAGGCAATGAGTATGCAATACAGAGCTTTCCTGGAGGGAATCAGAACTTGGATGTTGTGAGAACAATTACAAACTCAAAGTATCTCAAGGCGGCTCAACAGCTTCTTGATGAGGCTGTTAATGTAAGGAAAGCTCTGAAGCAGTTTCAAGCAGAGGGAGATAAGAACAATGAGAAGCCTCAAGAACCGGATCAGAACACTCAAGACTCGTGCACCAATCCTCCCGCTGAAATATCTCAATCAGAGAGACAAGAAATGCAGAGCAAGTTGACAAAACTCTTGTCAATGTTGGATGAGGTAATGACTTGAGCCTTATCTTCGTAATTTTGGTCATGCCATAGTTACATTTTATATAGGCCTTGATTGTGTTTGCTTTTGGatttacatattataatattgaaccATTTGGtactatatgatatataaagttttgtatttgattttggtaaAGGTGGATAGAAGATATAAGCAATATTACCAGCAGATGCAGATAGTTGTATCCTCGTTCGATGTGATAGCAGGTTATGGAGCGGCTAAGCCATACACAGCACTCGCCCTTCAAACCATTTCTCGCCATTTCCGTAGCTTAAGGGATGCGATATCCGGACAAATCCTCGTGATACGTAAGTGCCTTGGGGAACAACAAGATGGATCAGATGGGAAAAGAGTTGGGATAATAAGCAGACTTAAGTACGTTGATCAACATTTAAGACAACAAAGAGGTTTTATGCAACCTCAAGCTTGGAGGCCTCAACGTGGTCTACCTGAAAACTCTGTTTTGATTCTTCGTGCTTGGCTCTTTGAGCATTTTCTACACCCGTAAGTCTCTTCTGTATGACTGTATCTTATCCCCTCGCAGATTTTTCACTAGAAAAatgctgatttgtttttgtaaacatGAATAGTTACCCAAAGGACTCTGATAAGATCATGCTAGCAAGGCAAACGGGCTTGAGCCGCGGTCAGGTAActgatgttttatttgaagattggttctttctctttgtagtgtagtttattttttgattgttgtgtgttgttatgTTTGTAAAAGGTTTCAAATTGGTTTATAAATGCGCGTGTGCGTTTATGGAAGCCAATGGTGGAGGAGATATACAAGGAAGAATTCACAGAGAATGATTCCAACTCGTCTTCCGAAAATACACCAAAGAGACTTGCTGCTGCTGACGATGATGAAGATCGAGATCAAGAGTTTTCACAAGACCAGACCAAACAGGACCATGGACATGATGGATATGGTGAGGAAACATGTGGCATGGTCCAAGGCAGTCAAATGGATGGTCGCCGGTTCATGGCGGTTGAGCCTACATATCATGTGGCTGAGATGTCAAGACTGGGTCGTGGTGATGTTTCTCTGACCTTAGGGCTTCAAAACTCTAACGGACATGATAATGTTACGGTTATGTCTAGTGAGGCCTACAGCAACTTTTCCGGGGTAGATTTTTACGAGACTGCCATCCCTGGAACCGAACTGGAGTATGTCCCCGGGAGTCGCCAGAACCGAACAAGTTCGTCCCAATTGGTACATGATTTTGTAGCTTGAAGAAGAAATTAAGCAATGGAGAGATTAATAAAGCGTAGGTGTTATATATGATCAGTATTAATTCTCTAGTGTGAGAAAGTTGGTCaagaaaaagttttacaaattgtACGTATAAAGAAAACATTCTTTTCTCCAAGAAATATAAGTGAGGTTAGGTCATTGGGACCAAACACAATATGGAAAATTCATGATATAGACAAAATATCAAAGTGTGGTCAAAAAAATGTCCCCACATCTACAACCCAatacttttcattttatgaACATTTATATGAACTTCTATCATGAATTATACAACACACTAACCATCATAAGATTTGATTTAGGAAAGCttccaaaaaaaacagttgAAATATTAGTGTTGtatgaaaatcatatatatttcagtTATGAAGTAAATATTTCACTATTCAAAATTTCGTTCGTATGTGATATATAGAGCAAAGACTATTTGATGATTTCCTAGATAATATATAGgcgtaaaaaaaaagaagataacatATATATCTTCAAACTTATATGATATTAAGATGCACATTCAAACTTATTGCAGTGTTAGTCTTTAGGTatacattatattatacatCAACTCATAAATCCGGAATCTATATATAGTGGTAGCTAGTGGATCGGCGATATGATGATCAGTTGGGAATAAGCTTGAAAGGAGGCCTCACGAACTTATGTTTGGGACTGAACTGTCCATAGTCTTTTGTATTCATTCTCAGAATTCTCATGTTCATGTATTCTTCTTTCCACCACCTGTCACCACATATTTAAACCTTGTTCAACCAAAACGTAACGTAGAACCCTAATTGAATCTTActgattttgttgaattttcaaTTATTCATCACACCATACAACGCACGTTAGTTGTGGCAACTTTATGTGGGGTTAAAACGACTAACCTCGGGATGATTAGATTCTTGGTCATAGATTAAGATTGATGATCGGCCTACACAACAAAACAGATTCTTAAGCctatctgtgtttttttttgttatccaaGAGTAATCACTACAAATAACACATACTATGTCGTtaaattctatttttagaaagttagTTTTACAgctatagttatatatatttatggatGGCACGACTTATTTTTACAATAGAAAATCTAGAAATTAGTCATTGAGTATCTCAGAAACACACATGTGCACCACAAGCTCTTATTAATGTTATTATCTTACTTTCTAAAAGATTGAGCAAGTAGTAGGAGGCATATGAGTTGCAGAGAAAAGCTGCGAACAAAGGAATAAATATATGTAGACTGAGGGAGAGAGAATAAGAAACAAACCTGCAGAAGAGAGAGCAAACGATGAAGCTGAAACAAGGAGAAAGATGAGACCTAGTTTCTTCAACATTGGTAATaaacccatcttcttctccctttcagTTTTTCTCTTTGAGAAAGCAAAGTTTATATGTAAGTGTGTTTATGCGTATCTTGTGTAtttctatatacttttttcaaacaaaaaaaagagagcccTTATGCGTTTGGTATATATCactacgtatatatatatacaatctctAATGAAATAACACCATTACAAGCTAATTTTTAgccaatattttttaaaaaactaccATTACAAAAGTGGATTGATCCATCATTTAATTAATGCAGATAAGTATCTCTTAAtgctttttatttaatttataattcatGAAAGAAAATGGTGGGATTGGAGAAAAAAGTTGAAAGGAGACCACTTTCCTATTGTTGGTCACAATAAGTCTAAAGAAGTTGTTAGTGGCTTGATTATTTAACGTGAGTGgcttttttattgtttaatttgGAGATAGACAACAATCATAACCTTATAATGATAGAATCATTAAAGACTAGAGGTATTCAATATCGGTCATAGTTCTTATTCCTTTTTCTCCATTTCAGAGACATACGGTAGATTGTATAACCAATTATGTTATGTAGATACAAACCTCATTCAAATTAATAGATCTTATCATAAcaaattcttgaagaagaaaaacaatttcacaaaatatttaaatggaTTGCTGATTGAGATTATGCAAAAGAGTACAAAGTGGCGAAGACTTTTAAAGTTTGCTTCAATGGAGCTGATTCGTCACAATAAATAACGTCAATGGATTGCTGATTAATTGAGATTATGGAAAGAGAACAAAGTTGTTTGAACTTTGCTTTAATGAACTGATTCGTCtctatatttaattaatgttattATCTTATGGTTTCCCTTAAAAAGAGATGTAAAGATGATTTAGTGGATGATGACCATACTCTCACTCTGTTTTTTTCAGAAACTAAATTCTGTTTTTTAACTCTGATTAACTCTCTCGTTAACTCTGTTTTTGATTACCGCTGGGCAAAAAAGTTTTTTGGTCGCATATTAAATTAGCGTatgcttttagtttttttatcttAAAGATAGTATAATTTATCGTgttatcacaattttttttttttttgtcaaccactaTGATCACTGTAAGCCTATTGGATCGACTAAACTCCTTGAATGGCCCATAGGTTGTTACGCCTCGGGCCTATGTTTTGACCTTTGAGGCTTTATAATATCCGTGGGCTTATTTATAAGAGGCTGGTCATTTCAATTAATTTGCTTTGCCTTTTAAGCTTAGACAGACACCGGTAGTTTGTGCTAAAATGTTAAACCACCACCAAATGTGTTGttaacaaaaatagaataaagtaaaataaaagttttttagaCCTGAAATGTTTTCAATTAGGTATCCTTTCTAATAACTAGAAGTTAGAGTTTGGTGTTAGGGTATATGATTTCTCAATTGAACTCTATGTTATGTTAATGTTACTGTCTAAATACACGAGTGTGAATGTTGCgaagtattaaaattttaattcttgTCGCAAACATTTATATTTGAACTCAAAACATATCTTGATCGTAGACTCGATGAACCATGAGGAATTGATTACATATGCAAATTAAACTTGAAGTGATTATCGGCTAGCTATGACTTATAATAACTTCCTCGGgcataaatgtaatttttcttagtaaagtattatttattatcCGAATGATAGTGATTTCAAATGGAGTAACCTACATATAGCCGCCCCTGCTTTTCTTGTCTCGTCATGTAATTTGTTTGAAGAGTTTTGAATATTAATTCTTATAGTTCATTTATAAAGACTTTTTACTCCTATCGTAGTcattattctttatttattttcaataatactgAAACATGTTTATAAGATTTCACATCACACAAGTTCACGAAGAAGATGTTCTCTTTAAAATTGTTATGTTNtttttttttttttttttttaaattaaagataGAGAAACGGATTAATCACTACTGTTATCGCGCTCAGgtttggaactttttttttctgtatatataaaacaaaaatttctttttagtcACGgatcaattaaaatttatgaatcCAAAGTCTGAATCTTCtgttcaaaagaaaagattacTTTAAAGTTTTGTCATAACTCGTCTTTTAACTATGATTTGATTTCTTAACTTTACGAATAATGTGATGATTATACATAATTACCTTTCTCTCTTAGTTGGTCagtgcccaaaaaaaaaaacaatggaaggagaaaattaaagaaagaactAAAGATATTTGCCATTTGGGATAAAACGTATTAGTCTTTGTTAATGTAAAAAATAGTTATAGGATggtaattcttatatatatctcAGTGGAGTTGCAAAGATGATCAATATACGAAGTCATCTCTGATCATAGTGAAATAGCAAACTGATTGTTAAATGATGAGAGATGTAGAAATCTACGTACATGCATAATATTCGTTGAGACGTTATTAAATGGTGGTATTGATCatttaacatagaaaaaaaatatacagtataCATTACTGGAGTTGAATTGAGCAgcaaattataaaataaggaaaactaCAAATTAACATGAGAATATTAAAGACATATTGTATACATATTACTAGACAGATTTGCACTATAAATTGACTATAAACATTCTCCTTcatgattatatataaacttttaatttgaaGGAATAAAGCAGATGTAGAATATAGGCCGTACGTCTAAAGTAGTGGTATTCATATTATGATGTAAC
The sequence above is a segment of the Camelina sativa cultivar DH55 chromosome 10, Cs, whole genome shotgun sequence genome. Coding sequences within it:
- the LOC104716672 gene encoding BEL1-like homeodomain protein 6, encoding MENYPETQFLPGNAMIHMNATVSYSEELVSRERIEANNNVSASQERSRLGQLSQMQDVDQDFGSWRDQASDRNGFQLMSAMAGATTAHLHTGQGLSLSLGSQIHPGIHQSMASRAEHFRGNEYAIQSFPGGNQNLDVVRTITNSKYLKAAQQLLDEAVNVRKALKQFQAEGDKNNEKPQEPDQNTQDSCTNPPAEISQSERQEMQSKLTKLLSMLDEVDRRYKQYYQQMQIVVSSFDVIAGYGAAKPYTALALQTISRHFRSLRDAISGQILVIRKCLGEQQDGSDGKRVGIISRLKYVDQHLRQQRGFMQPQAWRPQRGLPENSVLILRAWLFEHFLHPYPKDSDKIMLARQTGLSRGQVSNWFINARVRLWKPMVEEIYKEEFTENDSNSSSENTPKRLAAADDDEDRDQEFSQDQTKQDHGHDGYGEETCGMVQGSQMDGRRFMAVEPTYHVAEMSRLGRGDVSLTLGLQNSNGHDNVTVMSSEAYSNFSGVDFYETAIPGTELEYVPGSRQNRTSSSQLVHDFVA